In Staphylococcus lloydii, the following proteins share a genomic window:
- a CDS encoding DUF5327 family protein, with product MNKDNIIELIEHELVQADEAQSDADFEKHMYAIHTLTSLYTSGSSNIRKTRDNTYNVASSFKKTVHNSNSSNEPTDISAEELQAMGAKVPSSMQHQSSVHNTSQGSKLTTDDNIGNGDSIFDF from the coding sequence ATGAATAAGGATAATATTATCGAATTAATCGAACATGAACTTGTACAAGCTGATGAAGCACAAAGTGATGCTGATTTTGAAAAACATATGTATGCTATTCATACATTAACGTCACTTTACACTAGTGGATCAAGTAATATTAGAAAAACGAGAGACAATACATATAATGTAGCGTCTTCATTTAAGAAAACAGTACATAATTCAAATAGTAGCAATGAACCTACAGATATAAGTGCTGAAGAGCTTCAAGCAATGGGGGCAAAAGTCCCTTCATCGATGCAACATCAATCATCTGTTCACAATACATCGCAAGGTTCTAAATTAACGACAGATGATAATATAGGTAATGGCGATTCAATTTTTGATTTTTAA
- a CDS encoding uracil-DNA glycosylase, with protein sequence MIIDEVKSMEWSEVFHDITNRHDFKEMHDFLEHEYSTKIVYPDKENIYQAFDLTPFENVKVVILGQDPYHGPKQAHGLAFSVQPDAKFPPSLRNMYQELEDDIGCVRTSPHLQDWAREGVLLLNTVLTVRQGEAHSHKEIGWETFTDEVIQAVSQNLSNVVFILWGKPAQQKIKLIDTSKHCIIKAPHPSPLSAYRGFFGSKPYSKANDYLKTKGIQPINWCEGERNDNE encoded by the coding sequence ATGATTATCGATGAGGTGAAGTCTATGGAATGGTCAGAGGTATTCCACGATATAACTAATCGTCATGATTTCAAAGAAATGCACGACTTTTTAGAACATGAATATTCAACTAAAATAGTATATCCAGATAAAGAAAATATTTATCAAGCTTTCGATTTAACGCCTTTTGAGAATGTTAAGGTAGTAATATTGGGGCAGGATCCATATCATGGACCAAAACAAGCACACGGACTGGCATTTTCAGTACAACCTGATGCCAAATTTCCACCTTCTTTAAGAAACATGTATCAAGAACTAGAAGATGATATTGGTTGTGTTAGAACTTCCCCCCATTTACAAGATTGGGCTCGAGAAGGGGTGTTATTGTTAAATACAGTGCTTACAGTACGCCAAGGAGAAGCACATTCTCATAAAGAGATAGGTTGGGAAACTTTTACTGATGAAGTGATACAAGCTGTATCTCAAAATTTATCTAATGTTGTGTTTATTTTATGGGGAAAACCTGCGCAACAAAAAATAAAATTAATAGATACGAGTAAGCATTGCATCATCAAAGCGCCACATCCAAGCCCACTTTCTGCTTATAGAGGCTTTTTTGGTTCGAAACCTTACTCTAAAGCTAATGATTATTTGAAAACAAAAGGAATTCAACCGATAAACTGGTGTGAAGGTGAGCGAAATGACAATGAATAA
- a CDS encoding choloylglycine hydrolase family protein, translated as MCTGFSFFTKNNYHYLARTMDFAFEFNGIPIGVPRNYNYQFDLEPASKLSYGFLGTGVKVGRYRFGDGINEHGLAVSNHYFTGEATYSADKKDGYFNLAPEEFIVWVLAYVKDIADLKYKVKRLNIVNVKNPTLNVVPPLHFLITDAHGNTVTVEPHDGLLVVKDNHVNVLTNMPNLEWQIENLRNYAFLTPEKSSQKIMGKVLIRPLGVEAGTKGLPGGYTSPERFVRAAYLRNHMIDANDETLNLTNCFKILDAVSIPRGAVLDAGETHYTQYQLIMESKTQSYYIKPYYSSDVFQVTLNNDILNADDLTYFSLNNHFSTVQLNA; from the coding sequence ATGTGTACAGGATTTTCATTTTTCACTAAAAATAACTATCATTATTTAGCACGAACGATGGATTTTGCTTTTGAATTTAATGGCATACCGATTGGTGTTCCACGTAACTATAATTATCAATTTGATTTAGAACCTGCTTCAAAGTTAAGTTATGGATTTTTAGGTACCGGCGTCAAAGTAGGACGTTACCGCTTTGGAGATGGTATTAACGAGCATGGCCTTGCTGTATCTAATCATTATTTTACCGGTGAGGCTACATATTCTGCTGATAAAAAAGACGGTTATTTTAATTTAGCTCCCGAAGAATTTATCGTATGGGTTTTAGCTTATGTAAAAGATATTGCTGATTTAAAATATAAAGTTAAGCGACTCAATATAGTTAATGTAAAAAACCCAACATTAAATGTTGTTCCTCCGTTGCATTTCCTTATAACAGATGCGCATGGTAATACTGTAACTGTCGAACCGCATGATGGTCTACTGGTAGTAAAAGATAATCACGTTAATGTGTTAACGAATATGCCTAACTTAGAGTGGCAAATCGAAAATTTACGTAACTATGCCTTTCTAACCCCTGAAAAAAGCAGTCAAAAAATTATGGGAAAAGTCCTTATTCGACCATTAGGAGTTGAAGCGGGGACTAAAGGCCTGCCTGGAGGTTACACGTCACCCGAAAGATTCGTTCGTGCCGCGTATCTACGTAACCATATGATTGATGCCAACGATGAAACATTAAATTTAACAAATTGTTTTAAAATTTTAGACGCTGTCAGTATACCTAGAGGTGCCGTGTTAGATGCGGGAGAAACACATTACACACAATATCAACTTATTATGGAAAGCAAGACGCAATCTTACTATATCAAGCCTTATTATAGTAGCGATGTATTTCAAGTCACTTTAAATAATGACATATTAAATGCCGATGATTTAACATACTTTTCATTAAACAATCACTTTTCGACCGTTCAATTAAATGCTTAG
- the thiD gene encoding bifunctional hydroxymethylpyrimidine kinase/phosphomethylpyrimidine kinase has translation MALKKTLTIAGSDTSAGAGMQADLKTFQELQTYGIVALTSIVTMDKATWSHDVTPIPFDVFEKQLETAISIGPDAVKTGMLGTEEIIKRAGEAFEESGADYFVVDPVMVCKGEDEVLNPGNTDAMIKYLLPKATVVTPNLFEAGQLSNLGKLTTIDDMKKAAKIIHEQGANHVIIKGGKALDQEKSYDLYFDGQNYYQLTTDMFQQSYNHGAGCTFAAATTAYLANGKSPKEAVIAAKAFVASAIKNGWKMNDFVGPVDHGAYNRVEQIDVDVTEV, from the coding sequence ATGGCATTAAAAAAAACATTAACAATTGCCGGTTCTGACACTAGTGCTGGCGCTGGTATGCAAGCTGACTTAAAAACTTTTCAAGAGCTACAAACATATGGCATTGTAGCTTTAACTTCAATCGTAACGATGGATAAAGCAACATGGTCACACGATGTAACACCAATTCCATTTGATGTTTTTGAAAAACAATTGGAAACTGCAATTTCTATCGGACCAGATGCAGTCAAAACAGGTATGTTAGGTACTGAGGAAATTATCAAACGTGCTGGGGAAGCATTTGAAGAATCAGGTGCTGACTACTTTGTCGTAGACCCTGTTATGGTTTGTAAAGGGGAAGATGAAGTATTAAACCCAGGTAATACAGATGCGATGATTAAATATCTTTTACCAAAAGCAACTGTTGTAACACCAAATTTATTTGAAGCGGGTCAATTATCTAATTTGGGTAAATTAACTACGATAGACGACATGAAAAAAGCTGCTAAAATCATTCATGAACAAGGCGCTAATCATGTAATTATTAAAGGCGGTAAAGCGTTGGATCAAGAAAAATCATATGATTTGTATTTCGATGGTCAAAATTACTATCAATTAACAACAGACATGTTCCAACAAAGTTACAACCATGGTGCAGGCTGTACTTTCGCAGCGGCTACTACTGCTTATTTAGCGAATGGCAAATCACCTAAAGAAGCTGTTATTGCTGCTAAAGCGTTCGTTGCTTCAGCTATTAAAAACGGTTGGAAAATGAATGACTTTGTTGGCCCAGTTGATCATGGTGCCTATAATCGTGTAGAACAAATCGATGTTGACGTAACAGAAGTTTAA
- a CDS encoding lactate/malate family dehydrogenase, translating into MKLGIIGIGKVGSQFLTDIQYMNQFSEITVIDTNEKLVKGEVLDHQHMQGLASTNSIDVHVGEYKDLADANIIVVTASTPMDASIVDRTSLARNNKTIVKDIMSQIEQVTHDAIVIFITNPVDAMTYIATTTSNYPKHKILGTGTLLESARFRKLIANHYNIDPKSVEAFVMGEHGKHAVPIWSRVRIGGMTIDEFEKLYDCEPIDKAAISSIIDKVAFDVLHNKGWTNTAISRATVELVNTIVLNQRAILPVTSMLEGEYNKRNVGLGIPTLISNQGVEKRFDMELDKIELQHLADAEAYIKEAIAVEEA; encoded by the coding sequence ATGAAATTAGGTATCATTGGCATTGGCAAGGTAGGAAGTCAATTTTTAACAGACATTCAATATATGAATCAATTTTCTGAAATAACGGTTATTGATACTAATGAAAAGTTAGTTAAAGGCGAAGTGCTAGACCATCAACATATGCAAGGTTTAGCTTCAACAAATAGTATTGATGTACATGTTGGAGAGTATAAAGATTTGGCAGATGCTAATATCATCGTTGTAACGGCAAGTACGCCCATGGATGCGTCCATTGTAGATCGTACAAGTTTGGCACGTAATAATAAAACAATTGTGAAAGATATTATGTCACAAATTGAACAAGTTACACATGATGCAATCGTTATTTTTATTACTAATCCGGTAGATGCTATGACATATATCGCAACTACCACTTCTAATTATCCTAAGCATAAAATTTTAGGTACGGGCACATTGTTAGAAAGTGCGCGTTTTAGAAAATTAATTGCTAATCATTATAATATTGACCCTAAAAGTGTAGAGGCTTTCGTAATGGGTGAACATGGTAAGCACGCTGTACCTATTTGGAGCCGTGTGCGTATTGGTGGAATGACTATCGACGAATTCGAAAAACTTTATGATTGTGAACCTATAGATAAAGCAGCGATAAGTAGTATCATCGATAAGGTGGCTTTTGATGTTTTACATAATAAAGGCTGGACGAATACAGCCATTTCAAGGGCTACAGTTGAATTGGTGAATACTATTGTGTTAAATCAACGTGCAATTTTACCGGTAACTTCAATGTTAGAAGGTGAATATAATAAGCGCAATGTAGGATTAGGCATTCCTACATTAATTAGTAACCAAGGTGTAGAAAAACGGTTTGATATGGAGTTAGATAAGATAGAACTACAACATCTTGCAGATGCGGAAGCTTATATTAAAGAAGCAATCGCAGTGGAAGAAGCATAA
- the vraX gene encoding C1q-binding complement inhibitor VraX, producing the protein MIIYKQAFENGNPICEIITKTFKTITVKFDENFSNSELYRLLSLLESDVDNMNLSY; encoded by the coding sequence ATGATAATCTACAAACAAGCTTTTGAAAATGGTAACCCTATTTGTGAGATTATTACTAAAACTTTTAAAACAATAACTGTGAAGTTTGATGAAAATTTTAGTAACTCAGAATTGTACAGGTTACTCTCTCTACTTGAAAGCGACGTTGATAACATGAATCTTAGTTATTAA
- a CDS encoding MFS transporter: MQKFTEFLVIPFLSIYLVSQYHYSGFTVGTILAVVAITKMVMSFVASPFLDQYDKKVIIYVGLSICVISFASFPFIHNYIGFIAFSIFSSVGTSLAVPLYKALISILSPEDKKKLVFNLRYYLINLAAAFAPLLSTQWQAIGYANLFYAVALAYSINILVFMYTFTKFNVDLSHFKQATSLSFKQSINIFKNNISFVYLIAGAVFFVFGYNQMTVLLPQFFTHEHGAHSASSLYAQLVLVNGITVLTCQYFIYKIGNKVPTKNAVMIGGTLLPIGLFLLGTMTHIVLLVVAMFIFTIGEMFVFTMLDIRIDEISQEGLKGSYYSLAGLQNFGGLVAPLLGGYLLDVTQHGFILFGILAIITFMSVWMFSLSKKKEIYAA, translated from the coding sequence TTGCAAAAGTTTACAGAATTTTTAGTTATTCCATTTTTATCTATTTATTTAGTATCACAATATCATTATAGCGGTTTTACGGTAGGGACTATTTTAGCCGTTGTAGCCATTACTAAAATGGTTATGAGTTTTGTTGCATCACCGTTTTTAGACCAATATGATAAAAAAGTAATTATCTACGTAGGCTTATCAATTTGTGTGATTAGCTTTGCTAGTTTTCCATTTATACATAATTATATTGGTTTTATTGCATTTTCAATTTTTTCGAGTGTAGGAACATCATTAGCAGTACCGTTATATAAAGCTTTAATCTCAATACTATCACCAGAAGATAAGAAGAAATTAGTCTTTAATTTACGCTACTACTTAATTAATTTAGCGGCTGCTTTTGCGCCGTTATTATCGACGCAATGGCAAGCTATCGGCTATGCAAATCTATTCTACGCTGTAGCTTTAGCTTATAGCATTAATATTTTAGTGTTTATGTACACTTTCACTAAATTTAATGTCGATTTATCACATTTTAAACAAGCAACATCATTGTCATTTAAACAATCCATTAATATATTTAAAAATAATATAAGTTTTGTATATTTGATTGCAGGCGCTGTATTTTTCGTTTTTGGCTACAATCAAATGACTGTACTATTACCTCAATTTTTCACTCATGAACATGGTGCACATTCCGCTTCAAGCTTATACGCACAATTAGTATTGGTAAATGGAATTACAGTATTAACGTGTCAGTATTTTATTTATAAAATTGGCAATAAAGTACCTACGAAAAATGCGGTTATGATTGGTGGGACATTGTTACCTATTGGACTTTTCCTACTTGGTACGATGACACATATTGTGCTGCTTGTAGTGGCGATGTTTATATTTACCATTGGAGAAATGTTTGTATTTACAATGCTAGATATAAGGATTGATGAGATTTCACAAGAAGGATTAAAGGGTTCGTATTATTCGTTAGCAGGCTTGCAAAACTTTGGTGGTTTAGTGGCACCATTGTTAGGTGGTTACTTGCTTGATGTTACGCAACATGGTTTTATACTTTTTGGGATTTTAGCCATTATTACATTTATGAGTGTATGGATGTTTAGCTTAAGTAAGAAGAAAGAAATATATGCTGCATAA
- a CDS encoding MFS transporter translates to MDFDKSNINMVETKKAKKTVFATGIGNAMEWFDFGLYSYLAVIISQNFFSSVQNDQVKLIFTFATFAIAFLLRPVGGIIFGIIGDKYGRKVVLTTTIIMMAFSTLLIGLLPTYDQIGIWAPILLLLGRVLQGFSTGGEYAGAMVYVAESSPDKKRNSLGCGLEIGTLSGYIAASVLSGVLFFALSSEQMASWGWRIPFILGLFLGIFGFYLRRKLEESPVYENDIEATPKRDNVNFLTIIRYYYKDIIVCFVAVAFFNCTNYMVTSYLPSYLQGVVKLDDTLVSLLITVVMAVMIPLALMFGRVADKIGEKKVFLIGLIGTAVLSTVAFSLFQTKSLVFIIIGIFILGFFLSTYEATMPGSLPTMFYTHIRYRTLAVTFNVSVSLFGGTTPLIASSLVAKTGDPLSPAYYLTAVSIVGIIVVGLLHVSTAGKSLKGSYPNVSSQKEFDYYAENPKKALWWIKDKRV, encoded by the coding sequence ATGGATTTTGATAAAAGCAATATAAACATGGTTGAAACAAAAAAAGCGAAAAAAACGGTATTCGCGACAGGAATTGGTAATGCCATGGAATGGTTTGACTTTGGTCTTTATTCTTATTTGGCAGTCATCATAAGTCAAAACTTTTTCAGTTCAGTTCAAAATGATCAAGTGAAACTGATATTTACTTTTGCTACATTCGCAATTGCGTTCCTACTTAGACCAGTAGGTGGTATTATCTTCGGTATCATTGGAGATAAATACGGTAGAAAAGTAGTACTAACAACGACGATTATAATGATGGCATTTTCTACATTATTGATCGGGCTGTTACCTACATACGATCAAATTGGTATATGGGCGCCTATATTATTATTATTAGGACGTGTATTACAAGGATTTTCAACAGGTGGGGAATACGCTGGAGCAATGGTATACGTTGCAGAGTCTTCACCAGATAAAAAGCGTAATTCTTTAGGCTGTGGACTTGAAATAGGTACACTATCAGGTTATATCGCAGCTTCAGTATTAAGTGGTGTATTATTCTTCGCTTTAAGTTCTGAGCAAATGGCTAGTTGGGGATGGAGAATTCCGTTCATTCTAGGTTTATTCTTAGGTATCTTTGGTTTCTACTTACGTAGAAAATTAGAAGAATCACCAGTGTACGAAAATGATATCGAAGCTACACCTAAACGTGATAATGTAAATTTCTTAACGATTATCAGATATTATTATAAAGATATTATTGTTTGTTTCGTAGCAGTTGCATTCTTTAACTGTACAAATTATATGGTAACTTCATATTTACCTTCATATTTACAAGGCGTAGTGAAGTTAGATGATACTTTAGTATCATTGCTAATTACTGTTGTAATGGCTGTTATGATTCCGTTAGCGCTCATGTTTGGTAGAGTGGCAGACAAAATCGGTGAGAAAAAGGTATTCTTAATTGGTTTAATCGGTACAGCTGTTTTAAGTACCGTAGCATTCTCATTATTCCAAACTAAATCGCTAGTATTTATTATCATCGGTATTTTCATTTTAGGCTTCTTCTTATCAACGTATGAAGCGACTATGCCAGGTTCATTACCAACAATGTTCTATACGCATATACGTTACAGAACGCTAGCTGTAACATTTAACGTATCAGTATCATTATTTGGTGGTACAACACCATTAATAGCTTCTAGTTTAGTAGCTAAAACAGGCGATCCTTTATCTCCTGCTTATTACTTAACTGCGGTAAGTATTGTGGGTATTATCGTTGTAGGCTTACTGCATGTAAGTACTGCAGGTAAATCTTTAAAAGGGTCTTATCCTAACGTATCAAGTCAAAAAGAATTTGATTATTATGCGGAAAATCCTAAGAAAGCATTATGGTGGATTAAAGATAAACGTGTATAA
- a CDS encoding thiolase family protein translates to MKKPIIVAAKRTAFGKYGGTLKHLEPEQLLLPLFENFKSQCPDIMTKIDDIILGNVVGNGGNVARKSLLEASLDSSIPGVTIDRQCGSGLEAVIQACRMIQAEAGKVFIAGGVESSSRAPWKIKRPQSVYDNELPMFYERASFAPENQDPSMIEAAENVAQHYNITKEQQDRFAYESHQKTIKAYDQQQITQEILPITVKGKSFSIDESVKPRLTYEKISRFKPLLADGSVSIGNCCMKNDGAVLLLVMEEKLAQSLGFIEGLQFIDSSIKGVNPNLLGIGPVPAVTQLLHKHKMTMQDIDAVELNEAFASQVLACKRQLDITERQLNQWGGAIASGHPYGASGAALVTRLFYMKKADKSIATMGIGGGMGNAILFHRWN, encoded by the coding sequence ATGAAGAAACCAATTATAGTTGCCGCTAAACGAACTGCTTTTGGAAAATATGGCGGAACTTTAAAGCATCTTGAGCCTGAACAATTATTATTACCTTTATTTGAAAATTTTAAATCACAATGCCCAGATATTATGACAAAAATTGATGATATTATATTAGGAAATGTCGTTGGCAACGGAGGAAACGTTGCACGTAAATCGTTATTAGAAGCTAGTTTGGATAGTAGTATTCCAGGCGTTACTATAGATCGACAATGTGGTTCAGGCCTAGAAGCCGTTATTCAAGCTTGTCGTATGATTCAAGCTGAAGCGGGAAAAGTGTTCATTGCTGGCGGCGTCGAAAGTTCAAGCAGAGCACCATGGAAAATTAAACGCCCTCAATCAGTTTATGATAATGAATTGCCAATGTTTTATGAACGTGCTTCATTTGCACCTGAAAATCAAGACCCTTCGATGATTGAGGCGGCAGAAAATGTAGCGCAGCACTATAATATTACCAAAGAGCAACAAGATAGATTTGCCTACGAAAGTCATCAAAAAACGATAAAAGCTTATGACCAACAACAAATTACCCAGGAAATATTACCAATAACAGTAAAAGGTAAGTCTTTTTCTATAGATGAAAGTGTTAAACCCCGATTAACATATGAAAAAATAAGTCGTTTTAAACCGTTGTTGGCTGATGGTAGCGTTAGCATTGGTAATTGTTGCATGAAGAATGATGGCGCAGTGTTGTTACTAGTTATGGAAGAAAAACTAGCACAATCATTAGGTTTTATTGAAGGTTTGCAATTTATAGATAGCTCGATTAAAGGTGTAAATCCTAATTTGTTAGGCATTGGTCCGGTTCCTGCTGTGACGCAATTATTACACAAACATAAAATGACTATGCAAGATATTGATGCCGTAGAACTAAATGAAGCATTTGCTTCTCAAGTTTTAGCCTGTAAACGACAACTTGATATTACAGAGCGACAACTTAATCAATGGGGAGGGGCAATAGCTTCCGGACACCCATATGGTGCTAGTGGTGCAGCATTAGTCACACGTTTATTTTATATGAAAAAAGCAGATAAGAGTATTGCCACAATGGGCATAGGAGGTGGCATGGGTAATGCAATACTCTTCCACAGATGGAACTGA